Within Paracoccus jeotgali, the genomic segment CAGCGCGGGCGAGACATCGGGGGCGGGCGGCTCTCGCATCCATTGCGGGGCGCGCCAGACCGAGGTCGGCTCGTAGAAGGTGATCGGGTCCGAGGCGTATTGCAGGAACACCAGCCGCATGCTGCCCCAGCCGCCGGTCCCGCCCGCATCGCGGGTGTGGCTGGCAAAGCGGATCAGCCGGCCATCGGCCACGTCGGGCGCGACATAGCGCGAGCCGGGATTGCGCCGGGCCATCGCCTCGTTCCACAGCCCCGAGGGGAAGGGCGGTCCGGCCCACAGCGCGCCATGCACCGGGTCGTCGAGCAGCGCGAACAGGTCGGTGCCATACATCGACGCCCATGCGCCAAGGCTGAGCCCGTGCATGTACAGCCGGGGCCGCGCGTCGGGCGGCAGGTCGCGCCAATAGCGGTGGATGGTCGAGATCAGGCTGCGCGCCTGCGACAGCCCGGCATCGGTTTCAAAGATCAGCGCCATGGGCGATTGCAGATAGGAATACTGCACCGCCACCGTCGCGACATCGCCGCCATGCATGTATTCCAGCACGTCATGGCTGCCGGGGTCCATCCAGCCGGTGCCGGTGGGCATGGTGACGACCAGCACCTTGCGGTCGAAGCCGCCCAGCCGGATCAGCTCGGCCAGCGCCAGCTCGGCCCGGTCCTCTGGCTCGTCAAGCTGGGCGAGGCCCACATAGACCCGCACCGGGTCAAGCGCCGGCTGCCCGGTAAAGGCCGAAATGGCGGCGGCGTCCGGCCCTCCGGTGACGAAATCGCGTCCGGGCTGTCCCATGGCGGCCCAGTCGACGGCCGATCCCGGCCCGCCCGGCACCAGCGGGCTGTCCGGCGCGGGGGGCGCGGTGTCGAACAGGTCCTGCGCGGTGAAATAGACCTGGTCGAGCATCCGATAGAGGCGGTCGACGACGCCGTCTCGGGTCAGGAAGAACAGCGCCAGCACCGTGATAAGCAGCCCGATCGCGTTGCTGCGTCGGCGCGGCATGTGGCGATACAGCCGGTGGCGCACCCAGTCAAAGCCGAACTGCACCGCGAAACCCACCAGCAGCAGCGCCAGCCCGACCAGCGCCGCCAGCAGCACGACGCGAACCTCGTGGCCGGCATCGGCCAGCGGCAGGCCCATGCGCGTGCGGATGTCGTTCTGCCAGTCCAGCGCGTGAACCAGCGCCACCGCCAGCGCGCCCAGCACCAGCCCCAGCAGCAGCGCATGGGCCCAGCCGGCGGCGCGGCCGCGCAGCATCGGCATCGCCATCTGCCGCCAGGCCGACATGATCATGCTGCCGGTCAGATACCCCAACGCCAGCACCACGCCGCCCAGCACGCCCTGCACCAGCCAGCTTCGCGGTAGCAGGGACGGGGTCAGCGAGGCCGCGAAACAGGCAAGGCCAAGGGTCAGGGGAAACAGGGACAGGCCGAATGGCCGGATTGGGTCGATGCGCATCGCCACCTTCGATTTCAGATCCCTGGACGGATCAACCCACGGGTTAGCGCGAAACCGCCGCCCCGGTCCAGTGCCCGCCGCAACGTCGCCTTGATTCGGCCTTTGACATGACCGGACGAGGCGTCTAGAACCGCGGATCGGCTGTTTGAGGCGGCCCGCGGGCAATTGGGGCCGCGCGGCGCAGCGGACCGGGCCGAGTTTCCCGGCCCGAGTGGCCTCATCAGGCAAAGAACATGACCCTACAAGATATTGCCGCGCCTCTGGCCGCGACGCTGGCCGAACGCGGCTATGAGACATTGACCTCGGTCCAGAACGCCGTTTTGGAACCCGATCTGCGCGGCCGCGACCTGCTGGTCTCGGCGCAGACCGGCTCGGGCAAGACGGTGGCCTTCGGGCTTGCCGCCGCGCCCGATCTGCTGGGCGGCGCAGATGTGATGCCGCAATCCGACGCGCCGCTGGCGCTGGCGATTGCGCCGACGCGCGAACTGGCGCTGCAGGTGGCGACCGAACTCAGCTGGCTTTACCGCGACACCGGCGCGCAGGTCGCGACCTGCGTCGGCGGCATGGATTACCGGACCGAGCGGCGGGCGCTGGCGCGTGGCGCGCAGATCGTCGTCGGCACCCCCGGCCGTCTGCGCGACCATATCGAGCGCGGCAGTCTGGACCTGTCGGCGCTGCGCGTCGCGGTTCTGGACGAGGCCGACGAGATGCTGGATCTGGGCTTTCGCGAGGATCTGGAATTCATCCTCGGCTCGGCCCCGGAACAGCGGCGGACGCTGATGTTCTCGGCCACCGTGCCGCCCGCGATCGAGAAACTGGCCCGCGATTTCCAGCGCGACGGACGCCGGATTGCGGCGATGGGCGAGGCGCGTCAGCATGGCGACATCACCTATCGCGCCCTGACCGTCGCCGCCCGCGACCGCGAGAACGCGATTTTCAACCTGCTGCGCTATTACGAGGCGCGGACCGCGATCATCTTCTGCAAGACCCGCGCCAATGTGAATCATCTGCTGGCGCGGATGGGCAATCGCGGTTTTCGCGTCGTCTCGCTGTCGGGCGAGCTGTCGCAACAGGAACGCACCCACGCGCTGCAGGCGCTGCGCGATGGCCGCGCCCGCGTCTGCATCGCGACCGACGTGGCCGCTCGCGGGATAGACCTGCCGGGGCTGGAACTGGTGATCCACGCCGATCTGCCGACGAATTACGAGATCCTGCTGCACCGCTCTGGCCGGACCGGACGGGCGGGCGCCAAGGGCGTCTCGGCGCTGATCGTGCCGCCTGCCGAGTATAAAAAGGCGCAGCGGTTGCTGCAGGGGGCCAAGGTCACGGCGGAATGGGGGCAGGCGCCCTCGGCCGACGAGGTCACGGCCCGCGACGACGCCCGCATGATGCAGGACCCGGCGCTGAATGCCGAGCTTGAGGACATGACCGTGGCCGATGCGCTGCTCGAACGTCTGGGTCCGCGGCAACTCGCGGCCGCCTTCGTCCAGCTTTGGCGCGAAGGCCGCCCGCCGCCGGAAGAGCTGTCGGACATGCCCGCCCCCGGTCAGGCGCCGCCACCGCGTCCGGCGCGCGAATTCGGGGCCTCGATCTGGTTTACCCTCTCGGTCGGCCATAGCGGCCGGGCCGAGGCGCGCTGGCTGCTGCCCAAGATCTGCGAGGCCGGCAGCATCACCCGCGACGCCATCGGCGCGATCCGCGTGCGCGAGCACGAGACCCATGTCCAGATCGCGACCGGCGACGCCCCCCGCTTTGGCGACGAGATCGAGCTGGAACCGGGTCTGGTCATGCGCCGGATGCGCGGTGAGCCGGACCTGACCCCGCAGGCCCCGCGCCCGCGTCTGGACAAGACGGATCGCAAGCCGCATCGCAAGGGCCCACGCACGGCCGAGGCACCCGCCGCGCCGCCGGCACCGGCCGCGGCGCGGGAGACCCCCGCGCCTGCCGAAAAGCCGGCGCGGAAATGGACGCCGGTTCAGGCCGAACCCGAACAGGCCGCGCCGGACCACGCCCCGCGTCCCGACCGCGCGCCCAAGCCGGATGATGGCAAGGCCCATTATGGCAAGCCCGATCATGGCAAATCGGACCATGGCAAGCCGGGCAGCGGCAAGCCCGGCAACGGCAAGCCCGCCTACGCCAAGCCTGCCTACGCGAAGTCCAAGCCCTGGGACAAATCCGCCAAACCGGGCGCGGCTGCCAAACCCTTTGGCAAACCCGCCAAGCCCGGCGCGGCCGCAGCCAAGCCCTATGGCAAGCCCGCCAGCCGCCCCGGCGCGCCCAAGCCCGCCGCCAAGGGCAGCTATGCGCCCAAGGGCAAGCCGGCCCGGCCCGGTGCGGTGCGCAGCCGGCCGGGTGGCGACGCCCCGCCGCGCCGTCCCAAGAACCGCATCTAGCCCGTCAGGCCAGACCGGCGCCAAGCTGCCAAGCAGGCTTGACGCCGGTCGCCTGCGGGTCGAATAAGGCGGGCAGAGGACAACATGTCGCAGGCTGCCCCCATCTCTGCCCCGCCGCCCCCGGCCGCGGCCACCGCGCCCGAGCGGACGACCTGGCTCATTCTGGGCTGGATCAGCCTCTGCCATCTGCTGAACGACGTGACGCAATCGCTGCTGGCGGCGATCTATCCGCTGCTCAAGGCCGAATTCGCGCTGCAGTTCTGGCAGATTGGGCTGCTGACATTCGCCTTTCAGGGCACCGCCTCGCTGCTGCAACCCGCCGTGGGTCTGATGACCGACCGCCGCCCGATGCCGATGTCGCTGCCGCTGGGCATGACCTCGTCGCTGCTGGGGCTGGTGGCGCTGGCGCTGGCGCCGAATTATCCGGTGCTGGTCACCGGGGCGATGCTGATCGGCGTCGGCTCGGCGATCTTTCACCCCGAATCGAGCCGGGTGGCGCGGATGGCTTCGGGCGGGCGCTATGGCACCGCGCAATCGCTGTTTCAGGTCGGCGGCAATGCCGGGTCCGCGATGGGTCCGCTGCTGGCGGCGTTCATCGTGGTGCCGCAGGGGCGCGGGTCGATCCTGTGGTTCACGGTGCTGGCGGCGCTGGGCATCGTCATCCTGACCCGCGTCGGGCGCTGGTATGGCGAGCGGGTGCGCGCCTCGGCCGGGGCGCGGATGCGGGTGGTCACGCATGGGCTGTCGCGTCGTCGGGTGCGGCAGGCGGTGGTGGTGCTGGCGCTGCTGACCTTTTCCAAGAACATCTACACCGCGTCGATCACCAGCTATTACATGTTCTTCCTGATCGACCGCTTCGGCCTTAGCCAGCAGCAATCGCAGCTGATGCTGTTCCTGTTCCTGGCCGCGATGGCGGCGGGGGTGATGCTGGGCGGGCCGCTGGGCGACCGCTTCCGGCCGCTGACGGTGATCTGGATCTCGATCCTGGGGGTGCTGCCCTTCACGCTGGCGCTGCCCTATGTCGGGCTGTTCGCGACCGGGGTGCTGACGGTGATCATCGGCGTCATCCTAGCCTCGGCCTTCCCGGCCATCGTGGTCTTTGCGCAGGAACTGGTGCCGGGCCGGGTCGGGCTGATCGCGGGGATCTTCTTCGGCTTTGCCTTCGGCATGGGCGGGGTCGCGGCGGCCGTGCTGGGGCTGGTCGCCGACAGCCACGGCGTCGCCTTCGTCTACAAGATCTGCGCCTTCATGCCGCTGATGGGGCTGCTGGCGATCCTGCTGCCGCGCAAGGCGGAACTGGCGGGCTTGACCCTTGGCCCCGGCCCGGCCAAGGCGCCATAGCGGCGGCTAGACCTCGTATTTGCGGGCATCCGCAACCAGCGATTTCAGATCCGACAGCGACAGCTTGCCGAACGCCGCCTCGTGCCCGGCGATGAAGCTGGGCGTGCCGGTCAGCATCATGGTGTCGGCCAGATCCATCGTCTCGTAGATCTGGTCGAGGATCTCGCGCTTTTCCATGTCCGCGCGCAGCTTGTCGATGTCGAGGCCGACCTGACGCGCGGCGCGCAGCACCGTCGCCTCTTCCGCGCGGCCGGTCATGGTCATCATGGCGCTGTGAAAGGCCCAGTATTTCCCCTGCCGCAGCGAGGCGAGCGAGGCCTTGGTCGCGAACATCGAGCCCTCGCCAAAGACCGGCCATTCGCGGAACACCACGCGCAGCTGCTTGTCCTCGTTGATGAGACGCTGCACGTCCTTCATGTTCTTGCGGCAGAAGGGGCAGTTATAGTCGAAAAACTCGGTCAGCGTGACATCGCCCTTGGGGTTGCCCAGAACCGGTGTCGCGGGGTTGCGTTCCAGCGCCTTGCGCAGCTCGGCCGGCATCGGGTTGGGATGCGGGATGCGCGCGCTTGCCGCCGCCGGCAGCAGGCTGACCGCTGCGGCCCCGGCGCCTGCCGCGATCAGGCTGCGCCGGTCGATGGCGGAAAGGGTGGGGCGTGGATCGGTCATGGGGGCCTCATGCGGTTGAAGTCGGGCGGTTGGGGTCGTGCGGTTGAAACGGCGGTCTGAAAACTCGCCGCGACCCTGACGCTGCGTCGCTTCCTTGGCAACCAAAGCCTGCAAACAAAGACGTGAGGCGTTTCGATTGCCGCCGGGGGCCAGACCTGCTACCCGAGCGTCACGAAATGGCGGGGGCAGCATGCCGGGAACCGATCTGAAAAGCTGGAAGACGCTGAACAAGGATCTCGCGCGTTTCGCCAGTCTCGAGCAGGCTGCGGCCTATGTCTCGCGGCCGCTGGTCGCGCCGGGCATCGCGCTGGCCTTCATGGTGCTGGTCGGGCTGACCGTCGCCGGCTTCGCCGGGATCACCCCGGCCACGGCCATTGTCATCGCGGCGGCGGTGGTGGGCGCCTATATGGCGCTGAACATTGGCGCGAACGACGTCGCCAACAATATGGGCCCGGCGGTGGGCGCGCGGGCCATGACCATCGGCAGCGCCCTGATCATCGCCGCGATCTGCGAAACCGCGGGCGCGCTGCTGGCGGGGGGCGAGGTCGTGTCGACCATCTCGCGCGGGATCGTCGCGCCCGAGGCGGTGGCCCAGCCCGGCGTCTTCGTCTGGGCGATGTTCTCGGCGCTGCTGGCGGGGGCGCTGTGGATCAACCTCGCCACATGGATCGGCGCCCCGGTCTCGACCACCCACGCCATCGTCGGCGGGGTCATGGGCGCGGGCATCGCCGCGGCAGGGTTCGGCGCGGTCAACTGGCCAACCATGGGCGCGATCGTCGCCAGCTGGGTGATCTCGCCCCTGCTGGGCGGGGTGATCGCGGCGATGTTCCTGGCCTTCATCAAGACCCGCATCATCTATACGCCCGACATCCTGCACTCGGCCCGGCGCTGGGTGCCGCTGCTGATCGGCATCATGGCCGGCACCTTCGCCGCCTATCTGGCGCTGAAGGGGCTGAGCAAAGTCTGGGATGTGGGGCTGGGCCTCGCGCTGCAAATCGGGCTGGTCGTGGCGGTGCTGACGGCGCTGGTCATGCGCCCGATCATCGCGCGGCAGTCGGTCGGGCTGGAGAACCGCAAGAAATCGCTGAAGGAGCTGTTCGCGATCCCGCTGGTCCTGTCGGCGGCGCTGCTGTCCTTCGCCCATGGCGCGAATGACGTGGCCAACGCGGTCGGGCCGCTGGCGGCGATTGTCCATGCGGTGCAGGACGGCACCTCGGGCGATCAGGTGCAGATCCCGCTGTGGGTCATGCTGATCGGGGCGCTGGGGCTGTCGGTCGGGCTGCTGCTGTTCGGGCCGAAGCTGATCAACATCGTCGGCAACGAGATCACCCGGCTGAACGCGGTGCGCGCCTATTGCGTGGCGCTGTCGGCGGCGGTGACGGTCATCATCGCGTCGTGGCTGGGGCTGCCGGTCAGCTCGACCCATATCGCCATCGGCGGCATTTTCGGCGTCGGCTTCTTCCGCGAATGGTATCACGAGAAGATCATCGGCGAGCGCCGCGACGACACCGAATCCTCGCCAGAGCTGCGCCGCCGCCGCAAGGTCGTGCGCCGCACGCATTTCACCACCATCCTCGCGGCGTGGGTCATCACGGTGCCGGCCTCGGCGCTGCTGTCGGCAGGGTTGTTCCTGCTGTTCCTAAGGTTCTGGCACTGAACCCGCCAAGCCTGCGTCGGACGAGGCCGCGAGGCCAGGCCGCCCGATCAGCCCGAACGATCAGGCCTCGTCGAGGCCCATTTCGCGGGTCACGCGCTGCCGGATCAGGCCAGAATCCAGGTCGCTGACGCCCATCAGCCCCGCCACCAGCCGGACCAGTGATTCCTCGGCCGGGCTGCGGGTGCCGTCGGCATAGGTGACCTCCCACAGGGCGGCGAGGATCTCACTGCGGTCCTCCAGCGCGATGCGGTCCTTGATCAGCCGGGTGAAGCGCACGGTGTCCGGCGCCTCGGCCTCGATCATCTCGGCGGCGGCGCGGCGTTCGGCGGCCTCGGTCATGTCCAGACCGCGACGGCGGGCCAGAATCCGGTCGATGCGCTGCTCTTCTTCCTTTGAGTAGCGGTCATCGGCGCGGGCCACCCGGACCAGCAGCGCGGCAAGCGCAACCTCGGCGTCCTGGCCACTCAGCCGGGTCGTGGGTTCGTCCTGGCCGAAAAGGCGAGAGATAAGGTTGCGGAACATGGGGCCATAATAAAAGGAAGCGCAGAAAACACAATATCTTGCTGCGCCGAAAACACTTTCGGCCTGCGTGTTATCGTCGCGTCGAAAGCGGCCTGTCGGGTGATAGAAAGCGTCAGTATTTCTGCGGCACATACAGCGAACGCGGCAGCACCTGACGTTCGTAATCGAGGTTGAAGACCCGGTCGGGCAGGGTGATCTCTTCCTGCGGGACGTCGGTATAGGGGATCAGCGACAGCAGGTGGTCGATGCAGTTCAGCCGCGCGCGGCGCTTGTCGTTGCCGGGGACGATGTACCACGGCGCCTCGGGGATGTTGGTGCGCTTGAACATCTCTTCCTTGGCCTTGGTATAGGCCTCCCAGCGGACGCGGGATTGCAGGTCCATGGGCGACAGCTTCCACTGCTTGAGCGGATCGTGCAGCCGCATCAGGAAGCGCATCTGCTGTTCCTCGTCGCTGACCGAGAACCAGTATTTCACCAGCCGGATGCCGGAACGGACCAGCATCCGCTCGAACTCGGGGACGTCCTGAAAGAACTGCTCGATCTGGGTGTCGTTGGCGAAACCCATCACCCGCTCGACCCCGGCGCGGTTGTACCAACTGCGGTCGAACAGCACGATCTCGCCCCCGGCGGGCAGATGGGGGACGTAGCGCTGGAAATACCATTGCGACTTCTCGCGTTCGGACGGCGCCGGCAGGGCCACGACGCGGGCCACGCGCGGGTTGAGGCGCTGGGTGATGCGCTTGATCGCGCCGCCCTTGCCGGCGCTGTCGCGGCCCTCGAACAGCACGATGATCTTCTCGCGGTAGTGGCTGACCCAGTCCTGCAGCCGGATCAACTCGGCCTGAAGGCGCAGCAGCTCGAAGAAATAGATCTTGCGATCCAGCGGGTCGGGATGGGTGTCGCGATAGATCTGGCGGATCTCGCGGCTGAGGATCGCGTCCTCGAGCTCGATCTCGTAATCCTCGTCGAAGGAGTCGATCAGTTCGGCCTTGAGCCAGTCTTGCGGGTCGTCGGTCATCGCGCTCTCCGGGCGGGTGCGGGGCCACTATAGCCGCAACCCGCGCCGGTTTCATATCGCGATCGCCACGCCACCGCGGCCGCCCGGTCAGGCGACCTGCCCGTGGTGGTCGGGCATCGCCGGGCGGCGCCGCGACAGCGTGGTCGGCGTTTCGAAACCGGACAGCAGCCGGGTCAGATCGTTCATCTGCGCCGACAGCGCCTTGGCGGCGCCGGCATATTCCTCGGACATGGCGAGGTTGGCCTGGTTGGCCCCGTCCAGATGCGACAGGGCCGACGACACCTCTTGCACGCCGGTCGCCTGTTCGGCGGTGGCATGGGCAATGCCCGAGATGTTCTCGGCCATGCCGCGCACCGCGGTCTGGATGTCGTTGAGCGCCTTGCCGGTCTGGCGCACCAGCGCCGCGCCCGACTGCACCTCGGTCCCGCTTTTGGCGATCAGCTCGGCAATGCTTTGCGAAGCCTTGCCGGATTGCTGGGCAAGGTTGCGGACCTCTTGCGCGACCACCGCGAACCCGCGCCCGACCTCGCCCGCGCGCGCGGCCTCGACGGCGGCGTTGATGGACAGAAGGTTGGTCTGAAAGGCGAAGTTCTCGATGACCCGGGTGAATTCGGCCATGCTGCGGGTGTGCTGCTCGATCCGCTCGATCGCGGCCACGGCGTCGGCCACGACCTCGTTGCCGTGGTGGACGACGCGTTCGGCCTGACGGGCGGCGCCATTGGCCTCTTGCGCGGCGCCGCTGGTCATCGAGGTGTTGCCCGAGATCTGTTCCACCGCCGCCGCCGTCTGCTCCAGCGAGGCCGCCTGGCTTTCGCCGCGCTGCGCCAGATCGACCGCCGCCTGCGCGATCTGGCCGGCCTCGTTGTTGATCGAGGCGGCGCGGTCGCGGATTTCCTCGACCATGCGGGCAAAGATCTTGACGGTCCGGTTCAGGCTGTCGCGGACCGGGCGGAACTCTGGCGGGACATCCTGGGTGATGCGGAAGGTCAGATTGCCCTCGGCCAGCTGCGCGAGCGCGTCGGTGATCGCGGCGACGGCGGCCTTGCTGGCGGTGACATCGGTGGCCATTTTCAGGATCGTGCAGACCTGTCCGTTATCGTCGCGCACCGGCACATAGCTGCCATTGATGCAGACCCGGCCGCCGGTCCGGGTGATGCGCTGGAACTCTCCCGTCACGGGCCTGCCCTTGGCCAGATCCTGCCATGCCTGCGCGTATTCGGCGCTGGCGGCGGTTTCGCTGTCGACGAACATGCGGTGGTGCCGGCCGATGATCTCGTCCCGGCGAAAGCCCATCAGCGCGAGAAAGGTCTCGTTCACGTCGAGGATCACACCTTCGGTCGAGTATTCGATCATCGCCTGAGCCAGACCAAGCGCCTTGATTCGGTGAGTGTCGGTCAGATGGGAAGAATCGGGCATGGCGGTCCTCGTCCGTGGTGTGTTGCCTTGGTGATAGGGCGCAAAGTTTAAGAACAGTTTGACGCCCGCCCGCATTTCCCGCCTGCGGTGGACTTTTGCCGCGTCAGGGCGCAGAAAAACCGTCAACAGGACGGAGGCGCTGATGCGGATATTGTTTCTGGGCGACGTGATGGGGCGGGCCGGGCGTGCGGCGATCAGCGGGCGTCTGGCCGGGCTGAAGGACTCGCTGCGGGTCGATTTCTGCGTCGTGAACGGCGAGAACGCCTCGGGCGGGATGGGGCTGACGGCCGGTCACGCCCAGCTTTTGCTGGATGCCGGCGCCGATGTGGTCACGCTGGGCGACCACGCCTTTGATCAAAAGGACATGCTGGGCTTTATCGACAAAGAGCCGCGCGTGCTGCGCCCGATCAACTTTGCCAAGGACGCGCCGGGACGGGGCGCGGGGGTGTTTTCCGCCTCGCGCGGGCGCAAGGTGCTGGTGGCGCAGGTGCTGGGCAACGTCTTCATGCGCCGGGCTTATGACGATCCGTTCTCGGCACTCGACGGGGCGCTGCGGGCCTATCCGATGGGCGCGATGGCGGGGGTGCAGGCGGCGGTGGTCGATTTCCACGCCGAGGCGACGTCCGAAAAGATGGCCGCCGGGCATTTCTGCGACGGGCGCGCCAGTCTGGTCGTCGGCACCCACACCCATGTCCCGACCGCTGACGCGCAGGTCCTGCCGCGCGGCACCGGCTATCAGACCGATGCCGGAATGTGCGGCGATTACGACAGCATCATCGGCATGGACAAGGCCGAGCCAATGCGCCGCTTCGTCACCGGGATGAGCCGCGACCGCTTTACCCCGGCCATGGGCGAGGCGACGCTGTCGGGCGTGCTGGTCGAGACCAACGACCAGACCGGGCTGGCGCAGACGGTCTGGCCGATCCGCGACGGGGGCCGCCTGCCGCAGGCGGCGCCGTGACGCCGCGACGGCGGGCCTGACGCGCTGGCACGCTTGCGAAACCGGCCCGGATCGGCGATGACTGCGCGCCAGGGCCGGGGCAACCGGCCGCCAGCTTGAGGTTTTCATGTTCGGCATCGAACTGACCGGGTCCGCCTCGGCGATTGCGACGCTCGTGATCATCGTCGGCATGCTGACATTGTTCGTCCGCGAAACCTATCCGCCCGAAGTCACCGCCATTCTGGGCGCCGTGGTGCTGATGCTGGTCGGCGTCTTGCCGGCGGGCGAGGTCGCTTCGGTGCTGGCCAACCCGGCGCCGTGGACCATCGCCTTCATGTTCATCATCGTGGGCGGGCTGGTGCGGACCGGGGCGCTGGACTGGATCGGCCAGCACGCGGCCCGCCATGCGCGCAAACACCCGTTCCTGACGCTGGCCAGCCTGTCGGCCACGGTGCTGGGGTTGTCGGCTTTCGTCAACAACACGCCGCTGGTGGTGGTGATGATGCCGATCTTCATGCAGCTCGCGCGCGAGATGAACCAGTCGCCGTCCAAGCTGCTGATGCCGCTGTCATACCTGTCGATTCTGGGCGGGACGGTGACGATGATCGGCACCTCGACCAACCTGCTGGTCGATGGTGTGGCCTTTGCCGCCGGCCAGCCGCATTTCGGCATATTCGAGATCACGCCCGTGGGCCTCAGCATGGCGCTGGTCGGGCTGACCTATCTGCTGGTGGTGGCGCCGCGCCTGCTGCCCGACCGCACCTCGATGTCGGCGCTGGTGTCGTCGTCGAAATCGCGGATGAAGTTCTTTACCGAGGTCGCCGTCCCCGAGGAAAGCACCCTGATCGGCCGCAAGCTGGACGAGGTCGACATCTTCGCGCGCGAGAATGCCCGCGTCATCGACGTGCTGCGCGGGGATGCCTCGC encodes:
- a CDS encoding TIGR00282 family metallophosphoesterase produces the protein MRILFLGDVMGRAGRAAISGRLAGLKDSLRVDFCVVNGENASGGMGLTAGHAQLLLDAGADVVTLGDHAFDQKDMLGFIDKEPRVLRPINFAKDAPGRGAGVFSASRGRKVLVAQVLGNVFMRRAYDDPFSALDGALRAYPMGAMAGVQAAVVDFHAEATSEKMAAGHFCDGRASLVVGTHTHVPTADAQVLPRGTGYQTDAGMCGDYDSIIGMDKAEPMRRFVTGMSRDRFTPAMGEATLSGVLVETNDQTGLAQTVWPIRDGGRLPQAAP